One Gigantopelta aegis isolate Gae_Host chromosome 1, Gae_host_genome, whole genome shotgun sequence genomic region harbors:
- the LOC121382919 gene encoding uncharacterized protein LOC121382919, producing the protein MTQNMDNTNFHTSDGTLKRVHTEVADSSSSRIIVNSKKSKVITSESWPRFLVISSSVDGALSKLSPFAVQKGLVGLAGEPKNVKKMKNGSLLVECSTWTHSRCLLKLTVLCNVPVKVSPHSSLNSSKGVIRSKDLEGVSEDEITENLSPQGVTSVRRIKIRRNNELVPTNTLILTFDKPTLPESVKAGYLHIPVVPFVPNPLRCFNCQKFGHGQTTCRNKLTCARCGQFDHDSKTCTNDIICVNCKGNHFAYSRECARWKLEKKVQQVKVEKHLSFPEARKFVETEVSVIVGKSYAAAVKVSTRSVAINTDLTWRYDEAKYRKLSDVEKAAKQADKAAQKQ; encoded by the coding sequence ATGACTCAAAATATGGATAACACTAACTTCCATACTTcagatgggaccctgaaaagggtccacaccgaggtTGCGGATTCCTCATCATCTAGGATTATTGTTAATTCTAAAAAATCAAAAGTAATAACTTCTGAATCCTGGCCAAGGTTTCTAGTCATTAGTTCTTCTGTAGACGGAGCCTTGAGCAAACTGTCACCGTTTGCTGTTCAGAAGGGGCTTGTTGGCTTGGCTGGCGAGCCAAAGAAtgttaaaaagatgaaaaatggTTCGTTGCTGGTAGAATGTTCGACTTGGACTCACTCTCGGTGTCTTCTTAAGTTGACAGTCTTGTGTAATGTACCAGTTAAAGTATCGCCACATTCCTCCCTGAATTCTTCTAAGGGAGTTATTCGGTCGAAAGATTTGGAAGGAGTCAGCGAAGATGAAATTACTGAAAACTTGTCACCACAGGGTGTGACATCAGTGAGGAGAATCAAGATTCGCCGGAACAATGAACTTGTACCGACGAATACTTTGATTTTAACCTTTGACAAGCCTACCCTTCCAGAGTCTGTTAAGGCTGGATATCTGCATATACCTGTTGTGCCTTTTGTTCCAAACCCATTACGATGTTTTAACTGTCAAAAGTTTGGTCATGGCCAAACTACATGTCGAAACAAGCTGACATGTGCTCGTTGCGGTCAATTTGACCACGACAGTAAGACATGTACCAATGACATTATCTGTGTAAATTGTAAGGGAAACCATTTTGCATATTCGCGAGAATGTGCAAGATGGAAATTGGAAAAAAAGGTGCAGCAGGTCAAAGTTGAGAAACACTTGTCATTTCCTGAGGCTAGGAAATTTGTGGAGACAGAAGTTTCTGTCATAGTAGGGAAGTCCTATGCTGCGGCAGTCAAGGTCTCCACACGAAGTGTTGCCATCAACACTGACCTAACGTGGCGATACGATGAAGCTAAATACAGAAAGCTTTCAGATGTTGAAAAAGCTGCAAAACAAGCCGACAAGGCAGCTCAAAAACAATAA